In the genome of Drosophila yakuba strain Tai18E2 chromosome 3R, Prin_Dyak_Tai18E2_2.1, whole genome shotgun sequence, one region contains:
- the LOC6537823 gene encoding odorant receptor 94a: protein MDSHKDRIESMRLILRVMQLFGLWPWSLESEEEWTCTGFVKRHYRYLLHLPITFTFIGLMWLEAFISSNLEQAGQVLYMSITEMALVVKILSIWHHRTKAWRLMQEFQYAPDYQLHSQEEMDFWRREQRYFKWFFYIYILISLGVVYSGCTGVLFLEDYELPFAYYVPFEWRNERRYWFAYGYDMAGMTLTCISNITLDTLGCYFLFHIALLYRLLGLRLRELKNVQDDATFGQELRAIFILHQRIRRLTLTCESIVSPYILSQIVLSALIICFSGYRLQYVGIRDNPGQFIAMLQFVSVMILQIFLPCYYGNEITVYANQLTNEVYHTNWLECRPPIRKLLNAYMEHLKKPVTIRAGNFFAVGLPIFVKTINNAYSFLALLLNVSK from the exons ATGGATAGCCACAAGGATCGCATTGAATCCATGCGCCTGATTCTTCGGGTCATGCAACTATTTGGCCTCTGGCCCTGGTCCTTGGAATCGGAAGAGGAGTGGACTTGCACCGGTTTCGTGAAGCGCCACTATCGCTACCTGCTGCACCTGCCCATAACCTTCACGTTCATTGGACTCATGTGGCTGGAGGCCTTCATCTCGAGCAATCTGGAGCAGGCTGGCCAGGTGCTGTACATGTCCATCACCGAGATGGCTTTGGTGGTGAAAATCCTCAGTATTTGGCACCATCGCACCAAAGCCTGGCGGCTGATGCAGGAGTTCCAATACGCTCCGGACTACCAACTTCACAGCCAGGAGGAGATGGATTTCTGGCGCCGGGAGCAGCGTTACTTCAAGTGGTTCTTCTACATCTACATCCTGATTAGCCTGGGCGTCGTGTACAGTGGCTGCACTGGGGTACTGTTCCTGGAGGATTACGAACTGCCCTTCGCCTACTACGTGCCCTTCGAGTGGCGCAATGAGAGGAGGTACTGGTTCGCCTATGGTTACGACATGGCGGGCATGACGCTGACCTGCATCTCAAACATCACCCTGGACACCCTGGGCTGCTATTTCCTATTCCACATCGCCCTTCTCTACCGACTGCTCGGTCTTCGATTGAGGGAACTGAAGAATGTGCAGGATGAtgccacttttggccaggagTTGCGTGCCATCTTCATACTGCATCAGAGGATTAGAAG ATTGACCCTGACCTGCGAGAGTATTGTATCTCCCTATATACTATCTCAGATCGTGTTGAGTGCCCTGATCATCTGCTTCAGTGGATACCGCCTGCAGTATGTGGGAATTCGCGATAATCCCGGCCAGTTCATAGCCATGCTGCAGTTCGTCAGCGTGATGATTCTGCAGATCTTCCTGCCCTGCTACTACGGCAACGAGATCACCGTGTATGCCAACCAGCTGACCAACGAGGTGTACCACACCAATTGGCTGGAGTGTCGTCCACCGATTCGCAAGTTACTGAATGCCTACATGGAGCACCTGAAGAAACCCGTGACCATCCGGGCTGGCAACTTCTTCGCCGTGGGATTGCCCATTTTTGTTAAGACCATTAACAACGCCTACAGTTTCTTAGCTTTATTACTGAATGTATCAAAGTAA
- the LOC6537822 gene encoding sodium/hydrogen exchanger 9B1 isoform X2 translates to MTQGAAPQDSQGDILPTRPLHTKLDIQRIPEDEAGGEATQNAATIILTPTSLNLTNTTQNVAANNAGNSSTSTSSNANCGSGSGSGSVSGYPTANATPGGVRGDEYKGPKWWLYIRSHWVNSSELVALLAIFLGLWAMGWVLLPEYAQPPSVIMRIAFLFVGAQISGILVTFVHLPDMLGMLFFGVLYANLGLANFEGYQKFELFLREMALINIMLLAGLGLDGDAFKRLWFMILRLTLLPTIVEVAAIAGLANLTLSMPWLWGIALGLVITAVSPNVVVTVMLKLKEDRLGLNSGIHTLIYAMTTCNDVVAIFMFGVIISVIFSTTSLSQQVLQGPIGIGIGLVFGYLYGSMLQYLPSRNATYANGLRFVLTILGGTIAVMGSRVIGYTSAGALGCVTTAFIARIGWRREEIRLTPQQAQQIASVPKRLDLMWKFLKPVSFALIGKEINFNVLQGHVIGYGALLVLVGSLFRLAFAYLSTYGGNLSRKERAYITISGFPKATVQAALGPVALDMARAASVASPEQLALAGNVLIISVLAIIFTAPLGAILMLRLAPYWLKHGDAVQPVVAVDSPATPTAPTLGSSNSSKEERRT, encoded by the exons ATGACACAAGGAGCAGCGCCGCAGGACTCACAGGGTGACATCCTGCCCACCCGCCCGCTGCATACCAAATTAGACATACAGAGGATCCCGGAGGATGAGGCGGGCGGCGAGGCCACACAAAACGCTGCAACAATAATTTTAACGCCGACatcattaaatttaacaaatacaACACAGAATGTTGCCGCCAACAATGCGGGCAActccagcaccagcaccagctccAACGCCAACTGCGGCTCAGGATCCGGCTCCGGCTCCGTCTCCGGCTACCCAACTGCGAACGCAACTCCGGGCGGAGTCCGTGGCGACGAGTACAAAGGGCCCAAATG GTGGCTTTATATCCGTTCGCATTGGGTGAACAGTTCCGAGCTGGTGGCCCTGCTGGCCATTTTCCTGGGCCTGTGGGCCATGGGCTGGGTTCTGCTGCCGGAGTACGCCCAGCCACCGAGCGTCATCATGCGCATTGCATTCCTCTTCGTGGGCGCCCAGATATCCGGCATCCTGGTCACCTTCGTCCACCTGCCCGACATGCTGGGCATGCTCTTCTTCGGCGTACTGTATGCCAACCTCGGCCTGGCCAATTTCGAGGGCTACCAGAAGTTCGAGCTGTTCCTCAG GGAGATGGCTCTGATCAACATCATGCTGCTGGCTGGCCTGGGGCTGGATGGAGACGCCTTCAAGCGGCTGTGGTTCATGATACTCCGGTTGACCCTGCTGCCCACAATTGTGGAGGTTGCGGCCATCGCCGGACTGGCCAACCTTACACTCTCGATGCCCTGGCTGTGGGGCATCGCCCTGGG CCTGGTCATCACCGCCGTGTCCCCGAATGTCGTCGTCACTGTGATGCTGAAGCTGAAGGAGGATCGACTCGGCCTGAACAGCGGCATCCACACGCTCATCTATGCCATGACCACATGCAACGATGTGGTGGCCATCTTCATGTTTGGCGTGATAATCAGCGTAATATTCTCAACGA CCTCGCTCAGCCAGCAAGTGCTGCAGGGTCCCATTGGCATTGGGATTGGACTCGTTTTTGGCTATCTCTACGGCTCGATGCTCCAGTACTTGCCATCCCGGAATGCG ACGTACGCAAATGGCCTACGCTTCGTCCTGACCATCTTGGGCGGCACCATCGCCGTGATGGGCAGCCGCGTCATTGGTTATACGTCGGCCGGAGCTCTGGGTTGTGTAACGACCGCCTTTATTGCGAGGATTGGCTGGCGGCGGGAGGAGATCAGGCTGACGCCCCAGCAGGCCCAGCAAATT GCGAGTGTGCCCAAGCGACTGGACCTCATGTGGAAGTTCCTCAAGCCCGTCTCGTTTGCGCTCATTGGcaaggaaattaatttcaacgTGCTGCAGGGCCATGTAATCGGTTATGGCGCATTGTTGGTGCTCGTCGGAAGTTTG tttcgcctggcttttgcatatttatcCACATATGGCGGAAATCTGTCGAGAAAGGAACGTGCCTACATTACAATTTCCGGTTTTCCCAAAGCAACTGTCCAA GCCGCCTTGGGTCCAGTGGCTTTGGACATGGCACGTGCTGCCAGCGTGGCCAGTCCGGAACAGCTTGCTCTGGCCGGGAATGTGCTCATCATCTCGGTGCTGGCGATTATATTCACCGCCCCACTGGGCGCCATTCTCATGCTGCGCCTGGCGCCGTATTGGCTCAAACATGGAGATGCAGTGCAGCCAGTTGTGGCGGTGGACtccccggccacgcccaccgccccaACGCTGGGCAGCAGCAATTCCTCGAAGGAGGAACGTAGGACATAG
- the LOC6537824 gene encoding odorant receptor 94b, with protein MESTNRLSAIQTLLVIQRWIGLLKWENEGEDGVLNWLKRIYPFVLHLPLTFTYIALMWYEAIASSDFEEAGQVLYMSITELALVTKLLNIWYRRHEAANLIHELQHDPAFNLRTAEEIQFWQQNQRDFKRIFYWYIGGSLFVAVMGYISVFFQEDYELPFGYYVPFEWRTRERYFYAWGYNVVAMTLCCLSNILLDTLGCYFMFHIASLFRLLGRRLEALKCATEEKAKPELRRIFQLHSKVRRLTRECEVLVSPYVLSQVVFSAFIICFSAYRLVHMGFRQRPGLFVTTVQFVAVMIVQIFLPCYYGNELTFHANALTNSVFATNWLEYSVGTRKLLNCYMEFLKRPVKVRAGVFFEIGLPIFVKVRFPPMPKYKIT; from the coding sequence ATGGAGTCTACGAATCGCCTAAGTGCCATCCAGACACTTCTGGTGATCCAACGTTGGATAGGACTtctgaaatgggaaaacgAGGGAGAAGATGGAGTTTTAAACTGGCTAAAACGTATATATCCTTTTGTGCTGCACCTTCCACTGACCTTCACGTATATTGCGCTCATGTGGTATGAAGCTATTGCCTCTTCGGATTTTGAGGAAGCTGGTCAAGTGCTGTACATGTCCATAACCGAACTGGCATTGGTCACTAAACTCCTGAATATTTGGTACCGACGCCATGAGGCTGCTAATCTAATCCACGAATTGCAACACGATCCCGCATTCAATCTGCGCACTGCCGAGGAAATCCAATTCTGGCAGCAAAATCAAAGGGATTTTAAGAGAATATTTTACTGGTACATTGGGGGCAGCCTCTTCGTGGCTGTGATGGGCTATATAAGCGTGTTTTTCCAGGAGGATTACGAGCTGCCCTTCGGTTACTACGTGCCATTCGAGTGGCGCACCAGGGAGCGATATTTCTACGCCTGGGGCTATAATGTGGTGGCCATGACCCTGTGCTGTCTATCGAACATCCTGCTGGACACTTTGGGCTGCTATTTCATGTTCCACATCGCCTCGCTCTTCAGGCTGCTGGGCAGGCGACTGGAGGCCCTGAAATGTGCAACCGAGGAGAAAGCCAAGCCAGAGTTGCGCCGCATCTTCCAACTGCACTCTAAAGTGCGGCGATTGACGAGGGAATGCGAAGTGCTAGTTTCGCCATATGTTCTATCGCAAGTGGTCTTCAGTGCCTTCATCATCTGCTTCAGTGCCTATCGACTGGTGCACATGGGATTCAGGCAGCGACCCGGACTCTTCGTGACCACCGTGCAATTCGTGGCCGTCATGATTGTCCAGATTTTCCTGCCCTGCTACTACGGCAATGAGTTGACCTTTCACGCCAATGCACTGACCAATAGTGTCTTCGCCACCAACTGGCTGGAGTACTCCGTGGGCACGCGGAAGCTGCTCAACTGCTACATGGAGTTCCTCAAGCGACCGGTGAAGGTGCGAGCTGGGGTGTTCTTCGAAATAGGACTGCCCATCTTTGTGAAGGTAAGATTTCCGCCCATGCCTAAGtataaaataacttaa
- the LOC6537822 gene encoding sodium/hydrogen exchanger 9B1 isoform X1: protein MLFGFIFSIFSLTHSLGFVLFSAFDMSSDSDVLDIVAESEGPPLQAFRSSNPFEESYQKSSCQQDFERDRDANLTPLHMLRRASETVTASILEPEKEHLLGDKPQAPPRAHGTSTPSASEAKRSRQQPYQWQLQQQQQQLGNSSNNSNGTLAPGDNMTQGAAPQDSQGDILPTRPLHTKLDIQRIPEDEAGGEATQNAATIILTPTSLNLTNTTQNVAANNAGNSSTSTSSNANCGSGSGSGSVSGYPTANATPGGVRGDEYKGPKWWLYIRSHWVNSSELVALLAIFLGLWAMGWVLLPEYAQPPSVIMRIAFLFVGAQISGILVTFVHLPDMLGMLFFGVLYANLGLANFEGYQKFELFLREMALINIMLLAGLGLDGDAFKRLWFMILRLTLLPTIVEVAAIAGLANLTLSMPWLWGIALGLVITAVSPNVVVTVMLKLKEDRLGLNSGIHTLIYAMTTCNDVVAIFMFGVIISVIFSTTSLSQQVLQGPIGIGIGLVFGYLYGSMLQYLPSRNATYANGLRFVLTILGGTIAVMGSRVIGYTSAGALGCVTTAFIARIGWRREEIRLTPQQAQQIASVPKRLDLMWKFLKPVSFALIGKEINFNVLQGHVIGYGALLVLVGSLFRLAFAYLSTYGGNLSRKERAYITISGFPKATVQAALGPVALDMARAASVASPEQLALAGNVLIISVLAIIFTAPLGAILMLRLAPYWLKHGDAVQPVVAVDSPATPTAPTLGSSNSSKEERRT, encoded by the exons ATGCTCTTTGGCTttattttcagcattttttcactcactcattcactcggttttgttttgttttccgcaTTCGACATGAGCAGCGATTCCG ATGTATTGGATATAGTGGCAGAGAGCGAGGGTCCGCCCTTACAAGCCTTTCGCAGCAGCAATCCCTTCGAGGAGTCGTATCAAAAGTCATCCTGCCAGCAGGACTTTGAGCGGGATCGGGATGCAAATCTGACTCCATTGCATATGCTGCGAAGGGCCAGCGAAACGGTAACCGCCAGCATCCTGGAGCCGGAAAAGGAGCACCTCCTGGGCGACAAGCCACAGGCGCCACCTCGTGCCCATGGAACCAGCACGCCTAGCGCCTCCGAAG CGAAGCGCAGCAGACAGCAACCGTATCagtggcagctgcagcagcaacagcagcagttaggcaacagcagcaacaacagcaacgggACACTGGCGCCAGGTGACAACATGACACAAGGAGCAGCGCCGCAGGACTCACAGGGTGACATCCTGCCCACCCGCCCGCTGCATACCAAATTAGACATACAGAGGATCCCGGAGGATGAGGCGGGCGGCGAGGCCACACAAAACGCTGCAACAATAATTTTAACGCCGACatcattaaatttaacaaatacaACACAGAATGTTGCCGCCAACAATGCGGGCAActccagcaccagcaccagctccAACGCCAACTGCGGCTCAGGATCCGGCTCCGGCTCCGTCTCCGGCTACCCAACTGCGAACGCAACTCCGGGCGGAGTCCGTGGCGACGAGTACAAAGGGCCCAAATG GTGGCTTTATATCCGTTCGCATTGGGTGAACAGTTCCGAGCTGGTGGCCCTGCTGGCCATTTTCCTGGGCCTGTGGGCCATGGGCTGGGTTCTGCTGCCGGAGTACGCCCAGCCACCGAGCGTCATCATGCGCATTGCATTCCTCTTCGTGGGCGCCCAGATATCCGGCATCCTGGTCACCTTCGTCCACCTGCCCGACATGCTGGGCATGCTCTTCTTCGGCGTACTGTATGCCAACCTCGGCCTGGCCAATTTCGAGGGCTACCAGAAGTTCGAGCTGTTCCTCAG GGAGATGGCTCTGATCAACATCATGCTGCTGGCTGGCCTGGGGCTGGATGGAGACGCCTTCAAGCGGCTGTGGTTCATGATACTCCGGTTGACCCTGCTGCCCACAATTGTGGAGGTTGCGGCCATCGCCGGACTGGCCAACCTTACACTCTCGATGCCCTGGCTGTGGGGCATCGCCCTGGG CCTGGTCATCACCGCCGTGTCCCCGAATGTCGTCGTCACTGTGATGCTGAAGCTGAAGGAGGATCGACTCGGCCTGAACAGCGGCATCCACACGCTCATCTATGCCATGACCACATGCAACGATGTGGTGGCCATCTTCATGTTTGGCGTGATAATCAGCGTAATATTCTCAACGA CCTCGCTCAGCCAGCAAGTGCTGCAGGGTCCCATTGGCATTGGGATTGGACTCGTTTTTGGCTATCTCTACGGCTCGATGCTCCAGTACTTGCCATCCCGGAATGCG ACGTACGCAAATGGCCTACGCTTCGTCCTGACCATCTTGGGCGGCACCATCGCCGTGATGGGCAGCCGCGTCATTGGTTATACGTCGGCCGGAGCTCTGGGTTGTGTAACGACCGCCTTTATTGCGAGGATTGGCTGGCGGCGGGAGGAGATCAGGCTGACGCCCCAGCAGGCCCAGCAAATT GCGAGTGTGCCCAAGCGACTGGACCTCATGTGGAAGTTCCTCAAGCCCGTCTCGTTTGCGCTCATTGGcaaggaaattaatttcaacgTGCTGCAGGGCCATGTAATCGGTTATGGCGCATTGTTGGTGCTCGTCGGAAGTTTG tttcgcctggcttttgcatatttatcCACATATGGCGGAAATCTGTCGAGAAAGGAACGTGCCTACATTACAATTTCCGGTTTTCCCAAAGCAACTGTCCAA GCCGCCTTGGGTCCAGTGGCTTTGGACATGGCACGTGCTGCCAGCGTGGCCAGTCCGGAACAGCTTGCTCTGGCCGGGAATGTGCTCATCATCTCGGTGCTGGCGATTATATTCACCGCCCCACTGGGCGCCATTCTCATGCTGCGCCTGGCGCCGTATTGGCTCAAACATGGAGATGCAGTGCAGCCAGTTGTGGCGGTGGACtccccggccacgcccaccgccccaACGCTGGGCAGCAGCAATTCCTCGAAGGAGGAACGTAGGACATAG
- the LOC6537821 gene encoding uncharacterized protein LOC6537821 encodes MKQFLVALLAALLVAAVQGGILGRIFHKESTTTTTTTTTTTTTTTTEEPRRPLFINNNVPVIPQDCSAHFKCKKKLADVAAPRPCVRYCLHRISCPNDQNTFGTPNQCVDLDAQQVHAAHVAATESQGDGNATTEKPMMVAMIDFPCQPGYLPDHRGRCREIW; translated from the coding sequence ATGAAGCAGTTCCTTGTGGCCTTACTGGCCGCCTTATTGGTGGCCGCCGTCCAGGGCGGAATTCTGGGCAGGATTTTCCACAAGGAGtccaccaccacaacaaccaccacaacaaccacCACGACAACAACGACCACCGAGGAGCCACGCCGACCCTTATTCATCAACAATAATGTGCCCGTAATACCGCAGGACTGTTCGGCGCATTTCAAGTGCAAAAAGAAGTTGGCCGATGTGGCGGCTCCACGACCCTGTGTGAGGTACTGCCTCCACCGGATCAGCTGTCCCAATGACCAGAACACCTTCGGCACGCCCAACCAGTGCGTCGATCTCGACGCGCAACAGGTCCACGCAGCCCATGTGGCAGCCACGGAGTCCCAGGGCGACGGCAATGCCACCACCGAGAAGCCCATGATGGTGGCCATGATCGACTTTCCCTGCCAGCCGGGCTATCTGCCCGACCATCGTGGTCGCTGTCGGGAAATCTGGTGA
- the LOC6537826 gene encoding uncharacterized protein LOC6537826, with translation MLQLCTIYACANGTLGLNLSRAPWDPYPWVSGVQAKSSAERGGVRMGDTLLELNGADVLGLRISELANRLQDHWQSGAEVVTLMMWRQQANNDPNEDPAEASHAVQHGINQQSLQKFATCLQHISQLLECPVCLEVIKPPGWQCCNGHVLCNNCRSRSVKCPVCRVPLGPRGRCLLSDKLFTLLAESFPCDGAKTNKVTAAQGHGKLSSVNKCTNEYHNQPKMALAKTSNGKSKCGKQISRQLEAVLVDQSPREIRRKSHEEVADGEGEGEEAVLPRCTLIKVQHQEAAVEHFSGEGHNNMLVKPKLKLSKKSWRITGPDQDGLRCDEVATINNGGQVQEHQEQHHQEQEQLGHEKSASGESEYQNYHCPTGKSCCSHSYQLAQPVANKLSTVALQDAAVADPGGASLSAGSHKQAPAAGVNQVRPLEAGSIGRREWQLLRHLSGDHRLAVLQIYGTFGERLHVRPQLPLEGVACLRLSEESTTFGHVTVNTFFLAVIAIGGGDEHAVFLWHLDPVPHGTPFETVIETQGHRFVGPAHSLRRSWPEIRASGQFLTCRNLAAKCEVTIRNR, from the exons ATGCTTCAGTTGTGCACCATCTACGCCTGCGCGAACGGCACCTTGGGCCTGAATTTGAGCCGTGCCCCCTGGGATCCGTATCCTTGGGTCAGCGGGGTGCAGGCCAAGTCGAGTGCGGAGAGGGGCGGAGTTCGCATGGGCGACACCCTGCTGGAGCTGAATGGAGCCGATGTCCTGGGGCTGAGAATCAGCGAGCTGGCCAATCGGTTGCAGGATCACTGGCAGAGCGGCGCCGAGGTCGTGACCCTGATGATGTGGCGCCAGCAGGCGAACAACGACCCAAATGAGGATCCTGCCGAGGCATCACATGCTGTG CAGCACGGCATTAATCAACAATCGCTGCAAAAGTTTGCAACATGCCTGCAACATATTTCCCAATTACTGGAGTGTCCTGTGTGCCTTGAG GTCATCAAACCACCTGGCTGGCAGTGCTGCAATGGACACGTGCTCTGCAATAATTGCCGCAGTCGCTCCGTAAAGTGTCCTGTGTGCCGAGTTCCTTTGGGGCCAAGGGGCCGCTGTCTGCTGTCGGACAAGTTGTTCACCCTGCTGGCGGAGAGCTTCCCCTGCGACGGCG CGAAAACCAACAAGGTGACTGCCGCCCAGGGCCATGGAAAGCTGAGCAGCGTCAACAAGTGCACAAATGAATATCATAATCAACCGAAAATGGCGCTGGCCAAGACGAGTAACGGCAAGTCCAAGTGCGGCAAGCAAATCTCCAGGCAACTCGAGGCAGTTTTGGTGGACCAAAGTCCTCGGGAAATCAGAAGGAAGAGCCACGAGGAGGTGGCTGatggggagggggagggggaggaggCTGTCCTGCCACGTTGCACGCTGATAAAAGTGCAGCATCAGGAGGCCGCTGTCGAGCACTTTTCGGGGGAAGGTCACAACAATATGCTCGTTAAACCAAAGTTAAAGTTGAGTAAGAAAAGTTGGCGGATTACAGGGCCAGATCAAGACGGATTGCGCTGCGATGAAGTTGCCACCATAAATAATGGTGGCCAGGTGCAGGAGCACCAGGAGCAGCAccaccaggagcaggagcaactGGGGCATGAGAAGTCAGCCAGCGGCGAGAGCGAGTATCAGAATTATCATTGCCCGACTGGGAAATCATGCTGCAGCCACAGTTACCAACTTGCCCAGCCAGTGGCCAACAAATTGTCAACAGTCGCGTTGCAGGATGCGGCAGTTGCGGACCCGGGCGGTGCATCCTTATCAGCGGGGAGCCATAAACAGGCGCCGGCAGCCGGAGTAAATCAGGTGCGGCCACTGGAGGCGGGTTCAATAGGTCGGCGGGAGTGGCAGTTGCTGCGACATTTGAGCGGCGACCACCGGCTGGCCGTGTTGCAAATCTATGGCACGTTCGGCGAGCGGTTGCATGTACGCCCCCAGTTGCCCCTGGAGGGCGTGGCTTGCCTGCGGCTGAGCGAGGAGTCCACCACTTTTGGCCACGTCACTGTGAACACATTTTTCTTGGCTGTCATTGCGATCGGCGGCGGCGATGAGCATGCCGTCTTCCTGTGGCACCTGGACCCCGTGCCACATGGAACCCCATTCGAGACTGTCATCGAGACACAAGGCCACCGGTTCGTGGGACCTGCTCACTCGCTCCGGCGCAGCTGGCCAGAGATTAGGGCATCCGGCCAGTTCCTCACCTGCCGCAATCTGGCTGCCAAGTGCGAGGTGACCATCAGAAACAGGTAG